In the Urocitellus parryii isolate mUroPar1 chromosome 1, mUroPar1.hap1, whole genome shotgun sequence genome, tcaaattctcaataatttcattttcactttggAGAATATAGCCAATATTTTAGCAATGATAGAAATAATCCTTACATTTATATTAAGGAATACTGTGCTGGTATGAAACAATCAGGCAACAAAACAAATTCCCCATAATCTCTTCTCATATACAGGACTCTTGCTagtttctttatctgcaaaaCAAGGGAAGTTGGACTAGTTCAGGGTCTATTCAGAATTCAGATGCTCACAAGGCTCAAGTAGATGGTAAACTGAATGTAAACATTAGGGAAAGATGGAGTCTTATAGTGAATAGTTTCTCTCACTTTATGgcattaaaacaatttattttacacTGATGGCCATAGGGAATGTTATCTATGGTTTTTTTTACCCATGGACAGCTATAACCCTAAGACTGGATGATCTAAGGAAGGATTCATTTAGCGCTAATATCATGACACTATTTGTTTACAAGGGAGTATGTGCTGGAGTTAAAAGGACCTTATTAATAAAGCTGAAGACATGACCGAGCTATGCTATAGGGAGGTGCCCCCCAATAAGATACACTACAAGTAACTCCACTGATTAGTGTTAACAACTCATAGGGTAACACTAATTAGACAAGCTATATAGGTGTAGTTACACCAATATAATAATGCTTTATCTCCCTAAAAGGTGACTACCAAATATATTACTagatccataaagaagaatacaTGTACCatcaaagaattaatttttaataaaagcatctattaatttttttcccagctTGAAGAGTAACATTTACCAAAACTGTTGCAAATGATTATGTGCTCTGCTCCATCTATTGCTCTGCCTCCCTGGGAGGTAACCATTATTCTAATAGGTTTACACAGGCCCAGattatgttttgtttcctttggctACTTTCTAAACTCCACAAAACTGTATACAACTTTAATCTTTTCGAAAATGCTTTTACATTTAACACTGCTATGTTTCTAAGATTCATACATGTGTACACAGATGTAGTTCATTGATGTTTTTTCCTACTGTAGTGTGATATTTCACTAGTGAATAGACTAAACTGTACCCATTTTATTACCAATGGACATGTGGCTTTTTTCCAGATTTATTATAAACAGTGTGCCAGGAGCACTCCTGCTGTCCCTTGGTGCACATGTACAAGAGTTTTTCTTGGGTAAGCATTTGGGAATGGACTTGCTGGAAGAGAATATATGCAAATTTAATTCCCATCCTCTATTCTGGTGTATAACATATTGGTTTTTAACCTGCCTACAATGGAATCACTGGGGAACCTGAAAATAAAGCTGATGTCCTAACCTGTCCTACTGatagtttttctctatttttagtaGGGTAAGACCCTAATCTTTTACAGTTCTAAAACTTCCATAGATGATTATGCCACAGCCAATCTCTGGTTTTCAACTGGTATAAGACGCAGTCATTAATTCACATCTAAAAAACTGTTTAGTTTTTAATTCAGGATAAGTCTGACTTTTCAAAAAGTTTATCAACTCTAAACAATTCAaacaattatttgttttttagaatttttgtgagtatattttattttttttgtgtgtgtaacatatacatatatatgtaaattaacttatgaaatagagaaaactttCTATATTTTACCTTGATACTGCAGAAACTTTGCAGGTAgttttttatatacatacagagaactaaatgaaattttaaaaagttataccaATTCTATTACTAAAtagttttaaacttttataatagatatattttaatataactaaaatataataaaccaaATTGCATGTTCTAGTTGAAAACTAATCACTTTTCTCTAATTCTAAAATATCACTCTATATAGATATGAAGTTTGAAAAGATTGCACAATAAATTGTTAACTGAAGTTATCTCTGTGAAGTAGAACTGATTTTCTAAAACTGGCAAGCACTATattttctctcccccaccctggtactggggattgaacccaaggccttgcataagccaggcaagtactctacccctgagctacatccccatttcccgccttttttttttttttggtaccaggcattgaacccagatgtgcttaatcattgagccatatccccaggccttttaatttattttgaaacagggtcttgctaagttgcttcaggccttgctaaattgctgagactggccttgtgatctacctgcctcagcctcctgaactactgggattacagaagtgtagCACTATCCCAGTTcctccctatccctttttattttgagacaagatctttctaaattgcccaggctaccCTAGAACTtgcaccctcctgcctcagcctcccaagaagctgggagtACAAGCATCTGCCACCATGCCTCActagattttcttaatttcaggaaaaaaaaaaatctttaaagcttgaaaaatacagaaaaaagttaacaaagaaaataaaaaatccctAATTATATCACTGTGaggaattatttatatttaaaatacttgagATCTACCCTAAGATCTCTGGTTTTCAACTGGTATAGGACGCAATCATTAATCCTTTAAAATACTTGAGATCTACCCCAAGTATTAAGTTATATTACTACATGAATGTTCAATCATCTAACATGATGATAAAAGATGGGGACTGATAATAAGCAATTGATTAGTTAAGAGACAATGTTTCCTTCCCCTCTCAAAAAAGGTCAGTGATTCATGACATTCAACAGGAACTTTATGGTGAGACATTAAGCTTCTTTGGTATACTGCAAGTTAAACATTTcaggttagggctggggatgtggctcaagcggtagcgcgctcgcctggcatgcgtgcggcccgggttcgatcctcagcaccacataccaacaaagatgttgtgtccgccgagaactaaaaaaaaataaatattaaaaaaaaaaaacaaaaaaaaaaaacatttcaggtTGGACTCAAAAGATGAGCTCACTATCAAGATCAATGAAGTGGTGGAACTCCAGTACATGTGTCAGGCTAGATTGCCATTTATATTTTCTCACTAACTTCATTTATCAAACACTAAAAAGTAGTTAGTAATAATATCAACTTGTGTTACTACAACACATCTGTCAATGTGTCCAAGTGTaaccagagagaaaataaaattctgaagcaCTGGGATATACCTTCAGATATTCACTATATTCATCCTCAAACTTCTTGCCCCAGATACTGTTACCTCCTCTTCCAGTACCTGTATTACAAGACAAGAAAatcaaaagatatatatatttttaaaatttgtttgtagttatagatggacaacatgactttattttgtttatttttatgtggtgctgaggattgaacctagtgcctcatgcatgctaggcaagcgctctgccactgagctacatccccagcccccaaaagatatatttaaagttaaaaaaaccATTCAATTTCTAAAACTTAGGGGAACTTTATAGCATAAcactttaaatacaaataaaattttatattgtagtTCCCCAGCTTTCACTTtacaaaccagaaaaataaaatatatctatcaaaaaaagaaagaaaaccctccTTAATAATATCAGTCAGAATTTATGGGCAAGTGTGAATACCATCTGCTTCAAAGTTTCTTGCTGTTATAAGGAGCCCATTATACAGACACCACATGCTTtgttttcccattattcttttcaCCCTCTTCTTCATATTATACATCCAATTCCCCTGATGTTAGTTAATGGAAAAATTTACCTGTTGGATCTCCTGTTTGAACCATGAAACCCTTGATATTTCTATGAAATATACAGCCGTTGTAGTAATTACTGGCACAAAGAGCCAAGAAATtctgaagagaataaaaaatgatgaTTGAGAAATAGTACAGCAGAAATGCACTTTAGATAAAGAACCAATCATATTTACTGAAAAAACATGATAGCAGTGATATTAAATATGGCTTTTAGGTATTACTTTGGTAATGTCACTTCCCTGCCAAAAACCCTTTAAAAAGCTTCCCTTTgctctcagaataaaataaaatataaagtcttaGTCCTTATTAGCAGGGCTTAACAAGGCCTACATGATCTGGCTCCCCTCTGCATTTCATATGATAATAATCCTTTCTCTGTTGCTTACTATGTTGAGCCTATTAGCATTTTGGCAATTCATCCAAAAGGGGAAGGTTTTCCTTGGGGAATCTGTACCTGCTACTTCTATATGtagaattttttgtttgatttttggggtgctgggatttgaattcagaacctcacacatgctaggcaatggctctatcactgagctacactcttaGTACCTAAAATGTTCTTTTCACATCTCTTTCCATTGAGATGATTTCATACCTTCTGCACTCAAGTTTGATTATTAGTTTCTTGGGTAGATCTGTCCATACCTTAATTAGCTTCTTTCCTATTGTATTATTCTGTATCTCAATACTCTACTCTACCTTTTAGAATCATTTAGTCTTCATGTCCTATCTATTTTCCCAGCTAGATTAGCTCCACAAGAGCATGGAGTGTCTCTTGTTCACCATTGTATTCCCAGATCCTGGCAAGATAACCTTTCACCAGTAACTGAATGAATACACAcagctttctctctttttcccttaaccacatccccagcccttttttatattttattagagataggtctcactaaattgcttagggctcacTAAGTTAGTTGGTggggctggctttgtactcacaatcctcctgcctcagcctcctgagtcactgggattattggcGTGTGCCTCATTGCCTAGcttgtattattgattttttatttgttctttttggttgtacataacagtagaatgtattttggcatatcatGGAATACggaatataatttcccattttttagaactttattttatttatttattttatgtgttgctgaggatcaaaaccagtgccttgcacatgctaggcgaatgctctactgctgaaccacatgcCAGCCCCCcccacccattttttttaaaaaaatattttattagttgttgatggactttgatttatttatatgtggtgctgagaatcgaacccagtgcctcacacatgctaggcaagcgctctaccactgagccacaaccccagccccattttttttaatatttattttttagttgtagtttttattttttatttatttatttatttttatatggtgctgaggatcgaacccagcgccttgcatgcGCTAGGCGAGAGctttctaacactgagccacgaccccacccctaacttcccatttttgtggtagTACATGATATACAATTATACTGGTTGtgttattcatatatgaacataggaaagttatgcctgattgcattatttttaatatgtacataCAGTACTCACCTCACATGTTTTGGGAGTCCTCTCACAGAAGACTTCTATTTTAATGTCACCTACATCTGTATGCAGTGTCACAGActaaaaagcagagagaatagggcattatgtaaaattgtggatgtgtaaccgacgtgattctgcaatctgcatttggggtaaaaattgtgagttcataacccacttcaatctaatgtatgaaatatgatatgtcaagagctttgtaatgttgtgaacaaccaataaaaaaaaatcaaaaaaaaaaaaaaagagagagagaatattgaaCAAATGAGATTTCTTCATGTGACTACAGATACTGTATTATTTCCCTGACTGGATTCAAGATGATAatctaattaaaaacagaaatactgcTTAAAAGATGACCCAACTACATATCAGCTCTGAGAGATGAGTTGTACTTCTTACCcgaaatttatttcaaaagcagGGAAAAACTCCAAAAGACAAACATAAATGTTAGTGCAAAGTGGTATCTCTGCTAAAAAAATTTGGAAGCAAATACTGTGATGAGAAtaatttttggggggttgggattgtggctcagcggtggagtgttCGCTTCATACAGGagggagctgggttcgatcctcagcaccacataaaaataaaagcattatgttatgtccatctacacctaaaaaataaatattaaaacaaagagaataattttttgaactttttagttgtatatggacacaatacctttttttcatttatttatttttatgcagtgctaaagatcgaacccagtgcctcacaagtgctaggcaagcactctaccactgagccacaaccccagcccaagaataattATTTAGGTTTGAATTTTtcatgaataaaagtaaaaataattgggctggggcaatagctgagtggtaaagcgcccacctcacgtgtgaggcactgggttcgatcctcagcaccacataaaaataaataaaaatattgtgtctaactacaactaaaaaaataaaaaagaatgctgttttaaaaaataaaaataattttcatatattattgttttatgtcacaagcatcatttttttaatatctatttttcagttttaggtgaacacaatatctttattttacatttatgtggtgctgaggatcgaacccagttccttgtgcatgttaggcgagcattctaccactgagccacaactccagccccaccaaCATCACTTTTGTTGGAAAATGGTAAGAAATGATTTCTTCAAAACATAGTATCCATCATTTCCTGTAGGTAGTTTAATTctaataggatttttaaaaattcctttcttaACTATACACAAGAAAAGCTAAAAAGTTGTCAGTATTTCTATATCCTTTGCAGAGGTAACCATAGTGCtctttaattgctttttatttattttatattctgtagtATTTGTAGTTTTGGTTTGTATATACCTTTGCTATCCTGTTATCCTATTCCAGAGAGGgcaaaaaacatttggaaaaggctttctttttcatttatttatttatctatttatttatttatttggcaggGGTTCTTAACCCTGAGGCACattctcatccctttttattttttattttgagacagggtctcactaagttgctcagggcctcactaagttgttgcaGCTagtctcaaatttgtaatcctctggcctcagcctcttgagtcactgggactacaggtgtgcttCATGGCACTGGGCTCTCTTATCTTCTTAAAATAGTATCTAATAGTCAGAATAGAATTATGTTGAAGATGGTGATAGGAATATATGTTCGGGGAAGAACAGGGCActtttattgcttttcttcttcGAGTTCTAGTTGCTCTCCTTAGACTGAGAGCAAAGGAATTCAATTTAAATGATCATACTTACTATTCTCTTCTGATAATCCAACTCATCTTTttcattatcaatttttttccataaaaaataaattctgtgtaTTTTAAGTGAAAGTATGAAaaatttgccaggtgtggtggcaaacACCTATGGTCATAGTTACTAGGTACACTAAGATAGGAgaacaagttggaggccagcctcagaacttaagtttttttttgttttgttttttgagacagggtctcaaaattataattcaccaacaaaattttttaaaactcattctaCATTGTATGCTTTGATGATCTATCATTTGTTTATCTTGTCACTgaaatttccatgtatttttattttccttggccGAATTTCTAAAAATTACTTATAATGAAAGacttaatttaaaagaattctgTAAAGCTTACCATTTTTCTTCGTGGTTTCAGGAAGTACGATTTAATTTCTCAGTCTTtcagagaaaatcttgaaaataagtttctattcctaaaagaaaaaagattcagttcatttttttcctattttgttcacTCACACACGATTATATTTACTGTTTTAAAGTACAAGTCTTAAATTGCATCATATAAGTGAAGAGAATAGCCGACTCAACTCAAGCCCCCAATCTCCTACTTCCCCTGATCTTCCCGACCCTCTTTGTAGGACAAACCTGTCATACATCCAGGCACTGGGTATTTCCTTTATTTGGAAGACTTACATTCAAACATCTGAAAGGGCCAATTTCCTCATTTCCAAGTCTGCGCTCAAATGTCAGGTCTTACTGACCctatttaaaactgttttaatcCTAAGACCTGCCCTATTTCTTTCTCCCATAATATTGATCactaatatactatatattttcccTTTGACTTGACAATAACACTCTCGCCGAACAGAATGTTCACTAGAGTATCCGGAAAACTAAAACAGTGCCAACACAGAGCTCACCAAACAtctgaataagtaaatgaaaaaataaattatattccatacttaCCACTTCGGTCAGCACAGTCGTTGTTAAAACAGGAAAGATACAATCGCCTTAAACCGCAAGTCTGTTGACTCGAAATGGTAGTTTCTTTGGGCCACCAGAAATCAAGCGTGGGGTCCCTTATGtgaattccttttatttccccTCTCCTCCTACAGCAAACAAAAACGAATAGAACTAGAGGGATAATGTTACTTATCCTACACCTGAATTTGAAAGTGAAAGAGATCTTTATTAATAatcacaaacagaaaaacaacataATCCGGAACTACCTGGCCAAACAAAGCAATGCTTTAGACTCGGAAGTAAAATGGTCTGGACCACTTCCGCCCGGCGCTGCGTGGAGGAAAATAAGCTCAGTACCGGAAGTGACGTACAGGAGAGTTTCCGGAACCGGTGAGTAGTGGGCGATTTCAAAACTTACTGGGGTAGTTGTGCTCTTTGCCTCAAGTCGTGGTTAGGGTTGGTTGTGATTGTTTTGGAGTGCTGCCGAGAAAGAACATTAGGGAAAATAACTGTTTCGGCATACGAGAGACACTTTCTGGTCCTGACTCAAGAACGGCTGCCCTACCTGGCTCTTGTCCTGGAAAGGGCTTGAGGTGGCACTGAAATGAAAGTAGATGAAGTTATGTAAAGGGAACATTTTGTAGGTTGTAGCGCCCTACTGTTAACTAACAATAGCAAACAAGGCTTACGCTTACACTATCCCCTGCTTTATGTTTTGTTCGTTtcgtgttactggggattgagcccagtaggactctaccactgagctacatccctagattttttttttatgttttattttgaggcagtgtctctaagttgcccagactggctttaaTTTTGtgatctgtgatcctcctgcctcagaatcttGAGGAAATGGGATTGCTGATGCCTGATGATACTGAGATTTATCAAAGATAGTTCCTATTCTCCAGTAGCTTTAGCATAGAAGCTAAAAGAATTATAACAGTATGTCAATGTTATATTGGAGGGAGAAAGGCTTTATTTAGGAAGTTAAAGAGAGTTCGGAAGGGTAATACTTAAGAGTAATGGAGAGGTGATGAGGGTCTTTGAAGCAAGGTTGGGGAGAATAAAAACAAGGATATGAGCCAGTCCTGGTGGGGCATGTTTTTTTGGTCCCAGCAAAttggtagactgaggcaggagagcaagttcaaaaccaacttaGTAataccctgtccccaaataaaaggGACTGGCAATGTAACTTAGCGGGGAAAGTGAAACTGTGTAgtatccccagtatccaaaactTAAACAAATCACCAAGGTATGGGAagagtggaggaggaagaaatgtACATTAGTATATTATATGTGAGGTTTTGCTAGGTGACATATTAATCTATTTGCTTATCCAGATGGCCTGCAGTGTAGGTTGGGTCTCCATTTTGTACATGAGAAAAAAGCTGTCAGATGTTAATGACTTACTTAGGCTATATTATGCTGGAAAGGGGCAGAGTCACTACTTGAAACCACGTCTGTATAATGACAGATATTTTTCCCACATGCTTTGATGCCTTTTAGGTCCAGACCTAAAGTGTTCCAGAGTACCATTTCCTGTATTTTGACTTCAGATACTCAGTTTTACCTGATTTCTGTATGTTATCATCTTGTGTACGCTTGGTTCCTGCAACAGTCCGGCTTGTCCAGTCTGGTATCTGCATTACTTCCCGTTCCTTCATGGATTTGAAggctcttctttcctccttgaaTGACTTTGCTTCCCTCTCATTTGCTGAGAGTTGGGACAATGTTGGATTACTGGTGGAACCAAGTCCACCACATACTGTAAACATTCTCTTCCTGACCAATGACTTGACGGAAGAGGTAATGGAGGAGGCTCTGCAAAAGAAGGCAGATCTCATCCTCTCCTACCATCCACCTATCTTCCGACCCTTGAAGCAGATAACCTGGAAAAGCTGGAAGGAACGCCTGGTGATCCGGGCTCTGGAGAATAGGGTTGGCATCTATTCTCCTCATACAGCCTATGATGCTGCACCCCAGGGAGTCAACAACTGGTTGGCCAAAGGGCTTGGTGAGAAGCCTCTtgttctttcatatttaaaattttcctacaaatatttagaaattttaaaatgtctttccaGTAAAGTTTTAACTGTTTTAGGGGTGAAGGGACATCATGTTGCTGAAGTCTGGCCGTTAAATTGCATTTGAAAAACCAAACATTGTTATCCTTAATGAATAAGGAAAGCATAAGAACTCATCATTGTTAGGCAACTTCACAATTCTTCATTCATGTGATGCAGTGACTAGAACCCAGGCATTCAAACAGTGCTTGAATTGAAATTGAAAGCTGAGGCCTGTCCAGGATATACTTGGTATGTTAGTGACTGAGACATCGGAGTTTAATAATGTCCAGTGTAATGAGGGAATTCAGCATATgtgttttagctttatttttgtaAGTTATTTTAAGATAATACTTTCTAATAAGCTTTTCTtgagtgacttttttttaatatttattttttaggtgtagatggacacaacacaatgcctttctttttatgtggtgctgaggatcgaaccgggtcCCACCCGTGCAAAGCGAgcgctctcctgctgagccacaatcccagccccttgagtGACTTTTGATAAGTCATTGTGAGCTAAAGCTTTTATGATGAAACATCTCTAGTAATGTGTTCAACAGATTATGAACATTTGTCACCTGGAAAAAATGGGTACATTTTACATGGATAGATTTACCAAGCAGTAGACAATCTGtatcacctaaaaaaaaaaaaaaaaaaaaaaattccacaagtCAGTCTTTCTTGTCCagttttttctgaaatttaaaatacgggaaaatatttcaataatgtttctctctctctctctttgtggtgcaagagattgaacccaggacactctacCCCAGAACTGTatatattcccagccatttttattttttattttgagatagttcttgtttggctaagttgcccaggctgcccctgaacttgcaatcttcataCCATGTAGCTAGAATTaaaagtgtgcaccactgtgcttggtttgatttttttttttttaatcttaaaagaaaaaccaacaagaACTTTAgttttccacaattttttttctaggagcTTGCACCTCCAGTCCTATACATCCTTCCAAAGCTCCCAACTACCCTACAGAGGGAACTCATCGAATAGAATTTAGTGTTAACCACAACCAAGACCTGGAAAAAGTCATGTCTGCAGTGAAAGGAATTGGAGATGTTTCTGTCACTTCTTTTTCTGCTAGgtacaatgtatttttctcttttttctgtgtatttattgGTAAGTGTATTTATTGGTAAgtgctttctttgttttaatttactttttattctgatctgttatatatgacagcagaatgcattacaattcatattacacgtatagagcacaatttttcacatttttggttgtataaaagtatattcacaccatttgtgtctttatatatgtagttagggtaatggtgtccatctcattccaccatcttttttacccccatgccaCCCCCCCTTCCTCTCCTACCCCTTTGTTCTATCTAGAGGTAAGTACTTTCTTACAAAGTCTGTAATTCTGTCTTAGCTTTCTATTGCTATGACAATATAACTAAgagaaatcagagaaagagattaattttggttcatggtttcagaagtttcagtccataattactgggctccattgtttctgggcctatggtgaggcacaacatcatggtggagagtgTGGGGGAACAGTGCTGCTCCCCTCATGGTGTAAAGGTCGGGcgagcgtcggaggaagagaccaccaagagactgtctcatgcaacagcaaagggtttatttggggaccagcatgctgggactcagagctcacttgaatagagcaaagagagagagagccctgagaacagcttaagcagagcttatatactttccttggagagggcagggagggaagttacattttgcagtttggcagttggggacagcacattctgggaacaagattagcaaacagttcttaagatttcaacagtgttttgttaagcatatagaaaaacggagtgacaagtacctattttattaacctttcaatgGCAAcagcaaagaagagagaaaaaggaaggagccAGAGCCAGGGCCAAAATATACGACCCCAGTGATCCATTTCTTCCAAGTAGGCCCTGCCTGTTAATATTTTTACCACTTCCCAATAGCCCATTGAGTTATGAATCCATAAATGAATTAATCTATTGATAAAGTCAGAGCCCTCCTGATCCAGTCATCTCCCAAAGGTCCCCACTGCTCCATTGTGGACTAattcttcaacacatgagcctctggAAGAGTCTTCAGGTCCAAACCATTATACTCTGATACTTAGgtttgaaacaaaaattatattttcctggCATTGGTTTACAAGCTGTGTGTTTCTCATGTGCCTGTGGGTTCCAGACAAG is a window encoding:
- the Ppil3 gene encoding peptidyl-prolyl cis-trans isomerase-like 3 isoform X2 gives rise to the protein MSVTLHTDVGDIKIEVFCERTPKTCENFLALCASNYYNGCIFHRNIKGFMVQTGDPTGTGRGGNSIWGKKFEDEYSEYLKHNVRGVVSMANNGPNTNGSQFFITYGKQPHLDMKYTVFGNVSCFLLPYIHSTVMFSLTSSPKEWSQLSMDGDL
- the Nif3l1 gene encoding NIF3-like protein 1 isoform X1; translation: MLSSCVRLVPATVRLVQSGICITSRSFMDLKALLSSLNDFASLSFAESWDNVGLLVEPSPPHTVNILFLTNDLTEEVMEEALQKKADLILSYHPPIFRPLKQITWKSWKERLVIRALENRVGIYSPHTAYDAAPQGVNNWLAKGLGACTSSPIHPSKAPNYPTEGTHRIEFSVNHNQDLEKVMSAVKGIGDVSVTSFSARIDNEEQTRISLNCTQKALMQVVAFLSQNRQLYQKTEILSLEKPLLLHTGMGRLCTLDESVPLATMIERIKRHLKLSHLRLALGVGRTLVSQIKVVALCAGSGSSVLQGVEADLYLTGEMSHHDVLHAASQGISVILCEHSNTERGFLSDLQDMLRVHLENKVDIILSETDRDPLCVV
- the Nif3l1 gene encoding NIF3-like protein 1 isoform X2, giving the protein MLSSCVRLVPATVRLVQSGICITSRSFMDLKALLSSLNDFASLSFAESWDNVGLLVEPSPPHTVNILFLTNDLTEEVMEEALQKKADLILSYHPPIFRPLKQITWKSWKERLVIRALENRVGIYSPHTAYDAAPQGVNNWLAKGLGACTSSPIHPSKAPNYPTEGTHRIEFSVNHNQDLEKVMSAVKGIGDVSVTSFSARIDNEEQTRISLNCTQKALMQVVAFLSQNRQLYQKTEILSLEKCPKSKSWPCVLDLGAAFCRG